The Brassica rapa cultivar Chiifu-401-42 chromosome A10, CAAS_Brap_v3.01, whole genome shotgun sequence genome segment TGCCCGTTTGCCGGGCCATAATAAAATGGAGATTGCCCCAAGTTAATAAAAATAGTGGCCTCTGTATTGGAAGCTAGAATGGGGTAGAGAGGTGTCCCAAATTCGTCTGCTTTACAGTTAATGACGTGAGCCAAGTGTGAGTTGACTGTGAAGTaaaccttcttcttcctcgggTCATAACCACATCCAACAACCTTCTTTTCCTTCGCCCACGCATATTTCTCTGATTCACAAACCAACTTCATTCCTGTCACAGACAGAGAGTAATGATTAAGACTTTAACTTGCGTATCCATATGAGATCATTTGAATAAGAGCATGCAACTGTAAGATCATAAAGTAAATGTGTAATATtccgagttgtgatatatgaAAAGATTTAAGAAAATGATTTGAGTACCTATGTCATCAAACGTGATTTATTCCTTCATACATCTGTGTAAAATTTCAGAGTTAATGTGTTTGAACTGAAGTAGTGAAAGTAttggtgacctatcgggaagtgattcacGATActgtgcgagtgaggccaaaacaCGGAAAAATGTCAGGTGGTGATCGCAGGGTCAATAAACAAGACTTCTGGGCATTGGAAAAATTAAAGTACCGCTCGTCAGATGAGATGACGCCCATGGATCGAGTGAGCGGGCGTAGGTGGTCCATTAGTGGTAGCCGGTCGAGACGTTATAAATGGTATCAGAGTTGGTTAACCATCTCGATTCTGATCCGAAAGGCATCTTGAGATCTGTCGTGGAGCGCAATGAGGGCGTTGAgttctttgagagggggtgaattgtaTCTCGAGTTATGATATATGGAAACATTTAAGATAATTTATTTAGCTACATATATCACTAAAGTTGACTTACTTTTTCCGTCATTTTAGAACTCCATAGTTAAGCGTATTTGGGCTGGTGTAGTGAATAGATGGGTGACCTAtggggaagtgattcgcgataccaTACGAGTGATGCCAAAACACAGAGAAAGGTTGGGTGGTGATtacagggtcagtaaacaaaaTTTCCGGACCTTGGAAAAGTTAGCGCACCGCCTATTGGACAGAATAGTATCCACATGCCGCGAGAATGGATGTGGGTGACCCATTAACCATGGGAGCTCGGAacgttataaaatataaattaaaatgatattatattttaaaattgactatctaaaataattataaattttagagcAAAAATGGAGTACGGAAATTAATGGAATATATGACGTCCGTttaattacataaaaataaGTGGATTTGATATCcttacatattatattattagtATGTGTCATATATCCTATATTTTAATCAGATTATATTTGGTAAATTCGTTATTGATTAATATTTGCGTGAACTTGAGATAAAATAGCAAACAAAGAATATCTTACAGTGTTTTCTGAAAAGATGCTATATAAACTATTAAAGCTTTTAGAAATAACTATTATTTGAAggaaaagaataaacaacaaactttttttgGGTTTAAATACAGTTGCTGGTTTAAGGTCAACGGAAGCCATGAggtatgattttattttatttttgttaaaaatgagAATTCTTGGTGATTTGGAACGAAGGACGACTTTTATATTCATTGTGACCACGACTTTATATTCCTTAGTTGTCACTATTTCTCACTAACAAAATTAAGTTCTCAAAGGACGGCAATTTTTGGTTccttttactaatttttttgtACTTCTCACTCTACGTGCAGTTTAAATTTCTGCTGTagctttgatttatttttttccttagtAAATTTACGATCAtgaaagtaaataattaaaaaaaaaaaacaaatgccAAACACATACCATCAAGATATACAGCGCCATCCGATTGAAATCCAATAGAAGCGGGGAACTTTCCGGGCAGTTGTGCCTCGCTGACCTCAACGGAACCACCAGTCCCTAGTCCTAGAGACAAAAGGGCTTCTTCATTTTCCccatcctttttttttcttgtcacgGGGTTTGGTCCTTGGCTCTTGAACAACATAGTTTTTTCACCTTCCACTAATGCAGGGTCACTGCATACGTCACTAACAACACCGCGGCGGCCAATGATCTCCAGAAGTGTGATTTCAAAGTAAGCCTCCTGTGGAAAAGCAGAGCATATGAGTTGTGGTCCGGGAAGCGGTAGAGCTGCTCGGAGAAGCATCAATGGGGTTTTCCCGTTAATTGTCTCTCTAAATACTTGATTAAACTTGATCTTCTGTGTGAAATCCTCGGAACCGTTTGAAACTTCCCATGTGATCACTACACCAGGATCATCGCTCCCAGCTGTCGTGGAAAGCCCTAGAAGAGCAGGTCGCGGAGAGGCTCCAATCACAAAACGAGTTGATGTATGGACAGCGAATCCGAACCCTGTCCACCCATTCTCAACCGCTTCTGTCACCAAAGCCGGATGGTCTGTCCAGATAAATAGACCAGATTTTGATGGCAATCCGCCCGTGGCCCTACGTGAGACGCAAGAATTGTTTATACTTCCTCTGCGTTTCATGTCGGATATATCTAACTGGTGACTGAGGCTGGTTTGGTGGAGTTTGGAGATTCTAGCCTGAAAGCTATCGCGCCGAATGGGGCTAGACGTGTTATGGGCAgtggagtcctctggtctccgGAGACAGCACCAGCGGCGGAGGAAGACCGCGAGGAGTGAAGACAGGATGACAATGGAGAGAATCCCTGCAGTTAAATGAGCCCATCGAAGCATCTCTGAGATAAAAGAAATTttgagacagagagagagagatggaaggGGAAGGACATGCGAGGAAGGAGTAGTGGACTTGGACCCGTTCAAGAACGTTGGGAGATCAAAAGTATTATACAAAAACAATATGAAACTGTTCTGAGAAAAAGTCAAGTTTAGAAAATTTCatgaatttctttttaaaaatatcaaaaatgatGTTGATCTAcacaaaatagaattttcataaGCGATTAAGCTATATAGACTTTTAGGGACATAATATAAAACGAGGGTACTCTGTTTCGATTAAATATCAAAATGATAGAAACTTTCAAAAGATATGGTTATTCACAAATTATTGTGGAACTTATtgtaaacaattaaaaattgaGTAAGAACACCAGCTCCTAGATGCTGATAGATTTATGCTATCCTCAACTATGTAACTCTGattgattaataaaaaaaagtgtaACATCCCAGTTTGTAAAGCCTTTCGTCGAAAAAAAAATCCCGGTTTGTAATACatgaaaaatcttaaaaaataattgGTTTGGTCATCTATATCATCTAAGTGTATTTATTTTTTCCGTCACAAGTTTATATAAAGCTCCTGAATTAAACGTTGTTGGATGACTTATCGGAAAGTAATTTGTGATATTGTGTAAGTGAGATTAAAACACAGAGAAAGTCATGAGTTGATTTCAGACCGTAACCAGGTCTTTCCAGCCTCTGAAAAATTAATGCACATTCGCATGGAATAAAATCCACTAGCTGAGTGGACGTGTGTGGGAGGTCAATTACTGTAGCTGCCGGATCGTTACAAGTGATATCTGAGCTGAACCTAGTCGAGAGTGGAGTCATTTGTAGGCTCACACTAACATGGGTAAAGATCTAGAGGCGCCATGAGGACGTGCGTTTTATGAGAGGTGTTAAATTATAATATCCCGGTTTGATTATATGGAAATGcttaaaaaattgatttgacTAACTTTATCACTAAAATGCACTTAACTGTTTGGtcacacatccgtttagaactTCAAGGTTAAGCATGCTTGAGTGGGAGTAATGAAAAGATGGTTAACTTACCGAAAAATCATTTGTAGTATCATGTGAGTGAGACTAAAACACGTGTCAAGGTCTTGTGGTGATTGCATGGTCAGCAAAACAAGACTTTCTAACTTTCGAAAAATTAATGCACCACCGGTCACACAAAATGGGGCCTACGGTCCGAATGAGCGGACATGAGAGGTCCATTAGCCGTATCCAGAGCCAAACCCAGACGAGTGTGAAGTCATGTGAGGGCTCACACTAAAGTGGATAACGATCATAGAGTGCAACAAGGACG includes the following:
- the LOC103848982 gene encoding uncharacterized protein LOC103848982; translated protein: MLRWAHLTAGILSIVILSSLLAVFLRRWCCLRRPEDSTAHNTSSPIRRDSFQARISKLHQTSLSHQLDISDMKRRGSINNSCVSRRATGGLPSKSGLFIWTDHPALVTEAVENGWTGFGFAVHTSTRFVIGASPRPALLGLSTTAGSDDPGVVITWEVSNGSEDFTQKIKFNQVFRETINGKTPLMLLRAALPLPGPQLICSAFPQEAYFEITLLEIIGRRGVVSDVCSDPALVEGEKTMLFKSQGPNPVTRKKKDGENEEALLSLGLGTGGSVEVSEAQLPGKFPASIGFQSDGAVYLDGMKLVCESEKYAWAKEKKVVGCGYDPRKKKVYFTVNSHLAHVINCKADEFGTPLYPILASNTEATIFINLGQSPFYYGPANGQRTTNPCRSAVAGLEDSKELFSIGRLDSQYLRNFFINRGNSEMIASGRTIVGQSHRRKLDYDEESDADLFEIALEFSGKPNIAKL